The Rhodohalobacter barkolensis genome includes the window TTCATCAGACTTTACCATAAAACCACATCTGCGTCTGAACCACTTTTCACCAAAAGTGAAAGAGCCCGCAGTTGCTTCCGATATTCGTGTGTTGGATGAGACCGACGACTGGCTGGCAGTCTATAAGCCGGCACCCCTGCCGATGCACCAGGGTGGAAGATATTACAAAAACACGCTTCTCTACATGTTAAAGGAGATGGGATACGATAATCTGAAAATGGTTCACAGATTGGATGCGGTGACTTCCGGTGTAGTTTTACTGGCAAAGCACAAAGAGTCGGCTAAAAATTTGAGAGTCGCATTTGAGAGTGGCCTTGTTCGAAAAGTGTATCATGCGGTTGTGCTTGGAGAGATGACGGAACCGATTACGATTGAAGTGCCTATCCGAAGAAAAAGAGGATTCGTGTTTGAGTGCGGAGAAGGATTAACTGGAGCAAAGTCTGCGATTACGAAATTCTTTCCGGAAGAAGTCCAAGACGGGAAAACAGTAGTTCGATGTGAGCCGCTAACAGGCAGAACCCATCAGATTCGCCTCCACCTAAAATATGCAGGATTCCCCATTGTTGACGATCCAATCTACGGCCCGAACGGAGATGATAGCGGCCAGAAACTACAAAACTCCGCAATTAGCTTGCGGAGTTCCGGGATAGAAATTGATGAGTTGGATATTAGAGTAAACCATTAATAACATCTTCAAGAAGGCTATCATCTTCTTCAGAGTTACTATTGGATGATGGGTTTACGGACGTTTGATATACACTTAACTGTTGAAAAACCCTCCGGGCAGTACGTGAAGCTGCCATATCAGCATATTGTTGAGCCCTGCAATCATACTGAAGTTTTGCCTTTCCATTAAACTGAATGTCAAATTTGGGAGCATTTTCATTTGATTTTCCGACTAGAACAGAGCCAAAGATTTCCACAGCACCACTTGAACTCAATGCGAATGCGTTTTCAAAAATAACTAATCCATGAAATTCAGGAGTACCGGCTGTTTGCAGATCAGCTTCTACTTCAACATCTACATTTCCGGAACTTCTAACAATTAAAATACCAGAACCCACAGTATTCCCACTAATTTTAGCAGTGGTATTATCCACAACAAAAACACCGGGATCAGGTATGCCTGTTTCAGGGTTTACATCACCAAAATCATCTTGATCAACTTTATTTTGCAAATTTGTGTAATCAACGCCGGAAGTTCCGGAGTGCAATGCTTCAATCAATGTAACGACATCATTGAAATCCATGTCAGGATCATATCCAAACTTTGAATCTCCATTAATGTTATCAGATTCATCATCTAAATCACTGCCATCTTTATACACATCTGAGTCTGATGCCATAACACCCGGCAAATCTTCACATTGCCCTGAAGCATCTCGTCCATCAATAATTTGTCCTTTATTATTTCCGCCACCACTTATACCGAAAGAATAATCTGATGCATTATCCATATATAAACCTAATGCGGAATTAATTCTTGGCACTAAACTATTTTCACTTTCATCAAGAAGTAAAGAAAGTCTCTGTGTTTCACCATTAAATCGACCAACGGAAACCAGTCTGATTTGATCATCTGTACCGGTTTCTTCAACCCCAACGGAGGCCTGGCCACCATCCACATTGAACGTTCTTTGTCCATTTCTCCAATCCGGATCATCGAGCATAGCCCGAATAGCTATTTCTGATCCCATATAGGCAATATTTTGCGCTTGCGTTGCCTCAGCGTAGTTAGCCGAATGGCCGGCTAAATTGTTCAGCCCACCAAAAACGGATGTTTGTGTGATGCCGAGCGAAATCAACACGCCGGCTACAATAATAAGCATGGCTCGTCCCATAGGAATTACCTCATAAATTTAAATTTGGCGGAGTAAACACTCGGTGCCAGGATGATGTTGTGTATTGGTTATTGCGGCCGGTACCCTCTCTCGGCTGTACTTCTAAAATAACTTCGATTCGATTAATATCAGCAGTATTTGCTACCGGAGTTGTCAGTGGATTTGGATCTCCAAAACTGTAGTATCGAATTTCGAACCGGGTTACGCCTACATTAATTTCTTGTGTATCTC containing:
- a CDS encoding pseudouridine synthase; this translates as MMNLKREKSACPVRVVAPYELNRTINIKPADAGKTVLDFFDERFPYLGRDIWIDRINHGWITEGTQPVSSDFTIKPHLRLNHFSPKVKEPAVASDIRVLDETDDWLAVYKPAPLPMHQGGRYYKNTLLYMLKEMGYDNLKMVHRLDAVTSGVVLLAKHKESAKNLRVAFESGLVRKVYHAVVLGEMTEPITIEVPIRRKRGFVFECGEGLTGAKSAITKFFPEEVQDGKTVVRCEPLTGRTHQIRLHLKYAGFPIVDDPIYGPNGDDSGQKLQNSAISLRSSGIEIDELDIRVNH